A window of bacterium genomic DNA:
TTCTATGTCTCTTACGAAATTTTCCTGCAGCGTTTTTCTAAGGTTTTTGATCGCCCTTTTGTGGTCAACGGGGGCAATAAGGTTGAAGGCACTTCTTCCGATCAATTCCTTACTGCTTCTAAAGCCGTGCAATTCAAGGGTGCGTGGCGAAACGTCAATGATCTTACCGTTTAAATCACTTAATGTTACCGCATCGGGCGAGGTTTTGACCAGAGTGGCGTATTTAACACTTATCTCAAGTAAAGCAGTTTGCGTCTGTTGTTTAAGAGTTTTTTCTGATTTTTCTAATTTAGCAATCCGCTGACGGAGTTGCACGTGTTTATGCATAAGGTGCATATGTGTTTTATCTTTGTTTTTCATCTAACCACGCGACCTTATGGATACTCATTATCATGTTAGTGTTAGAGCAACCTTCAAAACATTTCCTCTATCGATATTATAATCTCAATAGAGGATTTGTCAAGGTTGCCTGATCACCTTTAATGCATGCACTGTGCGATTCCAAGGAACGACATGGTGATTTTGCTGCCATGTACCCGCCCGCCTTCATGAAATATCGGAGATTTTCAGAGCAAAGAACCACCTTGCCGTATTTTATAGTCTTGCCCCATTGACATTTGGCAATTTTTCAGTTCAATTATAGTCATACCATACCATGGCAGGCTTGAAATGACTATCCAACGAGGTTATCATGATATATGGGCGCTGCTTGAAATACATGAGGAAACGATAAGCTTACTATATAACGCCTATTCCAACAAGTTCCCCGAATGCAAGGCTTTTTGGTCGGCTTTAGCCGCCGATGAAGCCGAACATGCCAGGCTGGTGCGTCAATTGAGTTCAGAGAAAAGGTCAGTGGATTATAATGCGGATAAATTAACTACATCGGCAGTAGAGATCTCGATAGAATATCTGAACGATCAATTAACCAACATCAAAAAATATGATATATTGCTTATCAATGCTTTATCCATCGCCCTGAATTTCGAGAGATCTATAATGGATGGAAAAATTTATGAAGCATTCAAAGGGCGTACGATATCCACCAAAAACATTTTGAAACAGTTGACAGATGGTTTGAAAAAGCATGTGGCTACGATAGAAAAAGTCTGGACAGAAAACAGAAGATTTTCCTGAAGATCCGGAACCGGGGAAGAAGAATCGAAAAGCTGGCGGTCCCGCGATAAAACACTCGGGATTATAAGAAAACCATTGTTTGTAAACTTTTAAAGCGAAGGGATTCTGGACCGGTACGTGACCTGCAGCCTGGCGCTCAAAAGGTTGATATGGATATCCTCGAAGCGTTGACTTTGGGTGTTTCGAATTTCCGCACAAGCGGTTAATGACAGCGATCAGCTACCTAACTAAAACTTGCGCCTTGAAATCCTCCGGGATTAAATTATGATATACTTTGTTCGGTATGGATTATTCTATTTTACGTCACCCTGGATTATAACTGTATTACTCATTACAATTCCACCCGTCAAACATGAAATGATCCAGTCCACAAAACTATAATAGACTTTCACTTTTATGCTTGACAGGTTCTTTATTGTAATTAAGTCGGCGGTGGAATTATTGGAGAGCGGCTTCAAGCCCCAAAAAAGATACCAGCATTTCATCGATGATTGAATACCGGAATCCGTCGTCACTGTTTGCAGCTTGACCTCTCTGCCCGACGGAGCTTCAACAAAAACAGGAGCGCAGTTAACAAAAAGCATTACCAATACTACCAGGATCGCAAAATATTTCATGTTACCTCCTTTAGATCATTGTAATTTATCCATCAATGCGTCATTATATGACACATATTCAGAATGTCAAGAGGTAAACGGGATGGTTTGATGATCATTTTGCGGTCAGCATATTTGAGATCTATTGAAAGGAGGTAACTTGTCAATCAGGTCATACATAAAGACAACATTGATCGCCGCGCTTGTCGCCTTGGCGATCGGCGGTTTTCTTCTTCATGCAAGGATCCATCCGTTTACAAAGAACTCCTCCAACTTTGTCCCTTTCATCTCCGGAATTCTCAGTATCATTATTGTACCTCTGCTGTTTTCATATAAGAAAACACTGAGCTACGGATACGTGCTCAACGGGATGCTCGCGATCCTGGGGACGGTAGTTATGGCGCATTTCACTATCGTTTATTGGCCCAAACCGCTAACCATCACGTCGATCCTGCTCCAGACCACTTTAGCCGATATCGTGCTGCTCTGGGGGAAGTTTTTTGTCGGGAAAGCGCTCTTTGAACTTGAGTCTCGCGGCTATGACGCGGCTACGGTCAAAAAGGGGATATTCTACCGATACCCGAACTATGGATGGTGGCTCGTGCATTTGGTGGTCATCTCATTGATCTATTCTTTAGGTCACTTGATATGGAGGTAAAATGAATAAATTCAGATTGCTGACACGCAGCTGGTGGATCCTTCACGTACTGGCGATCGCATTTTTCTTCTGGCTTGGTCATGCGGTTCATTTTTAAACCCTTCCCGAAGGCCGCGTGTTCTGCCAAACGGTAGCAGATCGTTGCCGGGCACTGCTCACTGTGTGTTTTGCGTTTTCAGGGAATTTATCAGTTCCTCGATATCGGGCAATTGGGAAATGTCATAAACCTTCACAAATGTCACCTTACCTTTTTCATCGATAATAACATTTGCCCGTTCGGAAAAGCCGTCTTTTTCACGGAAAAGCCCCAGTTTCTTAGCAAGCGCGCCATGGGGCCAAAAATCAGAGAGCAATCTTGTTTCTCTGACTCCCATGTCTTTTGCCCAGGCATGTTTGGATGGCACCGTATCGACGCTGATACCCAATGCAACAAGGTTCAATTCATCGAACCGTTTTTTGTTTTCTTCGAGCGCTTTCATCTGCCGGGTGCAGATTTTTGTCCAGGCAAGGGGGTGAAATGATAATAACACTTTCTTTCCTTTAAGATCGGCGATACGTAATTCTTTATTATGCTGGTCATTCAAAACAACTTCAGGGACCACATCGCCGATTTTTAACGTTCGATTTTCTGCCATGTTTACCTCCTCTTCATCCATTTTCTGCTGCTCTGCATGATTAGACAAGATCTGGAAACATGTCGAGTTTGTGTATTATTGATTTGGCACTGATTGCTTGTCTGAAGATGGGTTGAATTTCTCCGGGCCGATGACGACGGTCCAGGGACAGATCTCCCATCTGGTCACCAGTCCGTGGATGACATAAGGATCGTGTTTCGCAAAATTTTCTACGACCGAACGGGCCGTAACGTGGAATATAAGCAGGGCTCTTTCAACTGGATCAGCGAACGCACCGCCCATGATCAGCTCACCGCGCCGCTGTGCCGCCCGCGCAAACTTGAAGTGTTCGTCCCGATATTTTGCCCGGCGTGATACATAGTCGTTGACCACGTAGTAGATCAGAGCGTAGAACTGCCTGTTTTTGATGCCTCTCATTTGACAATTACCGTGCGTATAACCCGAGAAGTTTTCTCTGATTTTATAATTAAGAAGTAAGTTCCGGCGGGTATTCCTTCACTGCTTATCTGGATGCAATGGTAACCCGGTGTTGTTTTTCCTTCTCTTATAGTCTTGATTTTTCGACCTTCGACATTATATAAATAAACAGCAATGTTCTCATCTTTAGATGTCTTAGATGTCGAAAAGGTGATCGACGTTTTTTCATTGAATGGATTGGGTTTGACCTGGAGATTGCTAAGATCGCCGCATTTATTTTCTTCAATGTTCACGGCGGTTATTAGAAGATATGGCCGGTTGATCGTCGTGTCCCGTGAATAGAATTTGGCGAATCGCCCGCCGTTGTCTCCCGGAATTTCTGGATTGTTCCTTAGTATCATACCGTAATTTGAACCGGGGTTGTTAACCCAATCCTGGACGAGAGCCGTGATAGTAAAGTGCCACCAGGTATATCCCTGATATGGAAGGGATGATTCAACTGTCGCATTAAAGGATGGCTGATTGCTCCAGGTTACTCCGGTCTCGGTCCATGATGCCAAAACCTTGTGAATGTCAACATTAAAATCGACTCCTGCCTGGTCCCACATATAGAGACTGACCGTGGCCGCAGAAATCGGGGTTCCGGGCGGGAGGCTTGAGAGGTCAAATCGCATCAAGGTGCGATAGACCAATGACCACGGATTACCATAGGTAATAAGCCAGCCTTGTGTTCCAAAATTAGTACTCGGATCACCCTGGCTTATGTAGGCATCTGCGGTGGGATAGAAAGTCTGCGTCCATCCCAGTGCTGCCAATACGATCACTAACAGGTATTTTTTCATTTCTCCTCCGGAGTTAGGGCTCTATGCATAATTGCATTGCGTCATCTTTACGACCTTATCATCACGAGCATCATCTTGAATTTCTTAGTTGCCGCAAGCGCGTGCGGCGCATGCGCGGGCATAATTATCATTTCGCCGGTTTTAAGGCGGTGCTTTTTACCTGATATCGTGATCGCCGCTTCGCCGGCCAGCAAATAGACCAGGGCGTCGTACGGCGCCGCGTGCTCGCTTAAACCCTGGCCCCGGTCAAAAGAGAAGAGCGTCACCGTGCCCTTTTTTTTATTTATAACCTCACGGCTCACCACTGAGCCGCTTTTGTAGTCGATCAAGCCGTTCAGGTCCAGGACTTGGGATTTGAGATTTTTATTTGTTTTTTCCTTTTTATGGTGTTTCATGATTCAATTATATTCTCTTTTGGCGTTATGTCAAATGTGAAATGGTCCACGCAAATGCATATTGATATTTTGGGTTATTGTAATTATACTTAGTCGTGATCGTTTACGATAGAAAGAATAGTCACCAAATACAAATTTCTGCAATAATGATCGGTGTATTGTTAGCTGCTACGTTTGCGAACATCTCAGCACGGGCGATCGAGACAAGGGATGAAATAATAAAAGACTTGCAGGCAGCAGTGGCCGACAGCCAACCTTTAGTCATCCGTGTCTTCGTGGCGCTGTGCGACAACGAGTATCAGGGGATAGTGCCGGTGACGAAGAAACTGGGGAATGGGGAAGACCCAGAGCACAACCTGTACTGGGGCGCCGGTGGCGGGGTTAAGACCTTTTTTTTGAAAAGCGATAATTGGCGAATGGTAGCGAATGAGACGAATACTGGCGCGAATATCCTCGAAAGGTGCATTTTCAAGAGAAATGATATGAACGTATATCTGGTCGCGGATGCCTACCGGGGGAGCGCGATCAAGGAAGCGATCACGGATTTCCTGAAAACAATCACGAATGATGTTCAAATGCGCATTGGACTGCCTGCGAATGACACGAATACATGCCCCAATATATCAGGTGACGTTAAACTAGTCGCTTATGTCGGGCATAACGGCTTGATGGACTTCAGCCTTGACAGCCTGCCGGCGCCAATGGCGGACAGCAAGCCCAAAGACGTGATCGTCCTTGCGTGTTTGAGCAAGTCATATTTCAGCGATATCCTGGATTCGCTCGGCGGGTATCCATTGTTGTGGACAACCGGGCTGTGCGCGCCGGAAGCGTATACGTTGAAGGCTGCGATCGACGGCTGGATAAACCTGGAATCAGGCGAGGAGATCCAGAGCCGCGCGGCCGCGGCATATAATAAATATCAAAAATGCGGTCTGAAAGCCGCAAAAAGGTTGTTTGTTACCGGATGGTTAAGGTAGTATCATTATAAAAGAATAAAAGAACAAAATTTATAAAGACCTAAGAGCGATATTGACTTTGGATTCATTTTTTATATAATCAGTAGACTTAAGTCTTAAAAAATAATTATCCTTAAAGGAGGATTCATGAAACGCTTGACCTTCATCATTCTGACGTCAGCTTGCATCTTTGCTTACGCCAGCGGTATTGTCGCGCAGCGTCCGGCCGATGGCCGGCTTTCACCGCGGCTTCTGAACTACCAGGGTTACCTGACCGATACGCTAGGCAATCCGATCACCAATCCGTCGGTTTCTATGACCTTTTCAATATATGACGCGGTTTCTGCCGGCAGCCTGAAATGGACCGAAACCCAAGGTACGGTCGGCGTGGATAAGGGGATATTCAATGTGCTGCTGGGCGGGGTTACCCAAATCCCGGACTCCGTATTCAAAACGGGCGCGAATCGCTGGTTAGAGCTCATAGTCGGCGGGCAAACGCTAAGCCCGCGCACGCGGATCGTGTCGGTTCCATATGCGTACAGCGCGACTTATTCGGATACGGCGCTTTACGCGGTAAATTCGGCGCCGGATTTTGACTGGATCTACCGGATCACGGACACCGCGGACACGACGCTCCAAATGGGCGGACGTTGGGGCTTGACGCGGCCGGGCAATACGCTTTATGGAAACCGCGACAGCACGCATGTTAACCTTGGTTTTGCCAGCACGACCGGAACCAACGGGCAGAATTACGTATACTCCACTGTGGGCGGAGGATATCTTAATAATGCCGGCGGTCAGTGCGCGACCGTGGCCGGCGGATCCGTCAATGTTGCCACCGGCGAGTGCGCGACCGTGGCCGGAGGAAATGTCAACACGGCCGGCAATTATAACGCGACCGTGAGTGGCGGTCAGGGCAATATCGCCAGTGGTTATATCGCGACTGTGGGAGGTGGAAAAGAAAACCGGGCGCGGGGCGCGTACTCAGTGGTCAGCGGCGGCGGTGGTCAGGATTATGCCGATTCCAACTCCGCGATCGGCGATTATTCGGCAGTGGGCGGCGGAAGAACCAACACGGCCAGTGGATATGCCGCGACCGTAGGCGGCGGTGCAAACGACCGGGCAACAGGCAATTACAGTATGGTAGCTGGGGGCGCCGGTAACATCGCATCCGGTAGTTATTCCACGGTCAGCGGTGGTATTTATAATACCGCCAGCGGTCATTTATCGGCGACCGGCGGCGGCCAGAACAACACTGCTGCCGACTCGTTCAATTGTATCGGCGGCGGCTACCTGAACCGGACTGCAGGTAAGTATACGGCGATCCTGGGCGGGTATGCGGATACGATAACCGCGACCGGGAGTTATTCCTACCTCTTCGGTATAAACAGCAACCTCACCCAGGACTCGACGTTCATGGTGGATATGCCGCACGTCTGGTTCGGAACCGAAGCCAACGGTTACGAGTTCCCTTATGGTCGCGGCACGGACGGCCAGGTCATGAAGACGAACGGATCCGGGATTTTATCCTGGGGCTCGATTGCATATGTCGACAGCGCGCGAGTCGCGGCGAACGCCCACAAGCTGCAGGGCAAGGATACTGTGAACTTCAACATCGACTACGTTAACGAAGGGCAGGTAAATTCCATAGCGAACGCCATGATTCAGGATGGCGCGGTGACGACTCCTAAGATCGCTGATACAGCGGTCACCATGCCGAAGATCAGCCAGGCGGGTGCTGTGGCCGGTCAGGTGATCAAGTGGAACGGCACGACCTGGCAACCGGCAGCGGATAGTTCCA
This region includes:
- a CDS encoding redoxin domain-containing protein, with product MAENRTLKIGDVVPEVVLNDQHNKELRIADLKGKKVLLSFHPLAWTKICTRQMKALEENKKRFDELNLVALGISVDTVPSKHAWAKDMGVRETRLLSDFWPHGALAKKLGLFREKDGFSERANVIIDEKGKVTFVKVYDISQLPDIEELINSLKTQNTQ
- a CDS encoding cupin domain-containing protein — its product is MKHHKKEKTNKNLKSQVLDLNGLIDYKSGSVVSREVINKKKGTVTLFSFDRGQGLSEHAAPYDALVYLLAGEAAITISGKKHRLKTGEMIIMPAHAPHALAATKKFKMMLVMIRS
- a CDS encoding DNRLRE domain-containing protein: MKKYLLVIVLAALGWTQTFYPTADAYISQGDPSTNFGTQGWLITYGNPWSLVYRTLMRFDLSSLPPGTPISAATVSLYMWDQAGVDFNVDIHKVLASWTETGVTWSNQPSFNATVESSLPYQGYTWWHFTITALVQDWVNNPGSNYGMILRNNPEIPGDNGGRFAKFYSRDTTINRPYLLITAVNIEENKCGDLSNLQVKPNPFNEKTSITFSTSKTSKDENIAVYLYNVEGRKIKTIREGKTTPGYHCIQISSEGIPAGTYFLIIKSEKTSRVIRTVIVK
- a CDS encoding YciI-like protein, yielding MRGIKNRQFYALIYYVVNDYVSRRAKYRDEHFKFARAAQRRGELIMGGAFADPVERALLIFHVTARSVVENFAKHDPYVIHGLVTRWEICPWTVVIGPEKFNPSSDKQSVPNQ